In Legionella lytica, one genomic interval encodes:
- the msbA gene encoding lipid A export permease/ATP-binding protein MsbA, whose product MKKKLTVKTSVLYKRLLSFVKPFWPVLALGIGANIFYSLIDAGFTYMMRPFFDKGFINIDIEFIKKIPYIVLIGITLRGLVSSLGSYCMTWVARSVVKVLREKVFTHVSRLPADFYDEATSGQLLSKILYDVEQVAQVSAEALTDFVQNTCLILGLLTVMMVICWQLSLMFLLTIPFVGFIVSYTNKRVRRISHKVQKTMGEVTEIASEAIDGYRVVRIFGGLDYENAKFSKAIERSRQNDMKVAVSKAINVSGVQIVIAIGIAAIIAAAIQLSTVVIVSAGSFLAIIAAMLQLIKPMKTLTTLNAVIQKGLAGAESVFNLLDQPIENEQGVVLNHRARGEIAFKHVSYAYRQGQHVLHDVSFTAEAGKTIALVGHSGSGKTTIASLLPRFYEISQGEITLDGMPINQINLRSLREQMALVSQSVTLFNDTLANNIAYGRLDVSREQIINAAKLAFADEFISKLPDGYDTRVGENGVLLSGGQRQRIAIARAILKDAPILILDEATSALDSESERYIQIALEGVMKNRTTLVIAHRLSTIQHADKIIVMQHGRIVEEGAHHELLALHGHYAQLHGVQQTNLRYEEALI is encoded by the coding sequence ATGAAAAAAAAACTTACGGTTAAAACCAGTGTCCTCTATAAGCGTTTACTTTCCTTTGTCAAACCATTTTGGCCTGTTTTGGCATTAGGTATTGGTGCCAATATTTTTTATTCGCTTATCGATGCGGGTTTTACGTACATGATGCGGCCTTTTTTTGATAAAGGCTTTATTAACATCGATATAGAATTCATTAAAAAAATCCCGTACATCGTTTTAATTGGGATTACCTTAAGAGGCTTGGTGAGCTCTTTGGGAAGTTATTGCATGACCTGGGTTGCTCGCTCTGTAGTTAAAGTACTTCGAGAAAAAGTATTTACTCATGTCTCTCGTTTACCTGCTGATTTTTACGACGAAGCTACTTCAGGCCAATTGCTTTCTAAAATTCTCTATGACGTAGAACAAGTAGCACAGGTCAGTGCTGAGGCATTAACTGACTTTGTACAAAATACCTGTTTGATTCTCGGATTATTGACTGTGATGATGGTCATTTGCTGGCAATTATCGCTGATGTTTTTGCTAACCATTCCCTTTGTTGGATTTATTGTCAGCTACACCAACAAACGTGTGCGACGCATTAGTCACAAAGTACAAAAAACGATGGGCGAAGTAACTGAGATTGCTAGCGAAGCAATTGATGGTTATCGCGTGGTTCGTATTTTTGGTGGCCTTGATTATGAAAACGCAAAGTTTAGCAAGGCAATAGAGCGTTCACGGCAAAATGACATGAAGGTTGCAGTAAGCAAAGCCATTAATGTGTCTGGTGTGCAAATCGTGATAGCGATTGGTATCGCAGCCATCATTGCTGCGGCAATTCAACTTTCCACTGTAGTGATTGTATCTGCCGGTTCCTTTTTGGCGATTATTGCCGCGATGTTGCAATTAATTAAGCCAATGAAAACACTAACTACCTTAAATGCTGTAATTCAAAAAGGATTGGCTGGGGCTGAAAGTGTATTCAATTTATTAGACCAACCAATTGAGAACGAGCAGGGTGTCGTACTGAATCACCGAGCGCGAGGAGAGATTGCGTTTAAGCATGTTTCCTATGCATACCGTCAGGGCCAACATGTATTACATGACGTGAGCTTTACTGCTGAGGCAGGCAAGACCATCGCTTTGGTCGGGCATTCGGGAAGTGGTAAAACAACTATCGCTAGCTTACTGCCACGTTTTTATGAGATATCTCAGGGTGAGATTACCCTTGATGGTATGCCAATTAACCAAATTAACCTGCGTAGTTTACGTGAGCAAATGGCTCTGGTTAGTCAAAGTGTTACTCTTTTTAATGATACTTTAGCGAACAATATTGCTTATGGCCGTTTGGATGTTAGCCGAGAGCAAATTATTAATGCAGCGAAATTAGCTTTTGCCGATGAGTTTATTAGTAAATTACCGGATGGTTATGATACCCGTGTTGGTGAAAATGGTGTGTTGCTCTCTGGTGGACAACGACAACGGATCGCGATTGCACGCGCTATTTTAAAAGATGCTCCTATATTAATTTTGGATGAAGCAACTTCGGCCCTAGATAGTGAATCAGAACGTTATATTCAAATTGCTTTAGAAGGGGTGATGAAAAATCGCACCACGTTAGTAATTGCCCACCGACTTTCTACTATTCAGCACGCAGATAAGATTATTGTGATGCAACATGGGCGAATTGTAGAAGAGGGGGCTCATCACGAGTTATTAGCATTGCACGGACATTATGCACAATTGCATGGGGTGCAACAGACTAATTTACGATATGAGGAAGCGCTAATTTGA
- the lpxK gene encoding tetraacyldisaccharide 4'-kinase: MSSFIDNLWYGNHALRWVLSPFSWAYQSIVSFRRWYLERYCQIKCPVPLIVVGNISVGGVGKTPLVVELARQFQAKGLSVGIVSRGYGAAIKTFPYEVRIHDTAKDVGDEPLLLAQRTQCPVVIAPKRMDAVHYLLEKHQCQIIISDDGLQHYRMGRAIEIAVIDGTRGLGNGLCLPAGPLRESAARLRQVDFVIVNQGSWKNAYPMQLRPGKITQLSTGKEISPESISGKWEAIAAIGNPQRFYSTLSRLEIEFDTCSYPDHYQFKPQDLNYLSGPIIMTEKDAVKCRSFSSDNMYYLPVDAVLDDAFWNALWSHQQLKGYY; encoded by the coding sequence ATGTCCTCATTCATCGATAATTTATGGTATGGAAACCATGCATTGCGATGGGTTCTTAGCCCTTTTTCTTGGGCTTATCAAAGTATTGTTTCCTTTCGGCGTTGGTACTTAGAGCGTTATTGCCAGATTAAATGCCCAGTACCTTTAATTGTCGTGGGTAATATTAGCGTAGGTGGGGTAGGTAAAACCCCTTTAGTTGTTGAGCTAGCTCGCCAATTCCAAGCCAAAGGATTATCGGTAGGCATCGTTAGCCGTGGCTATGGGGCAGCAATTAAAACCTTTCCTTATGAAGTTCGCATACATGATACAGCTAAAGATGTGGGGGATGAGCCCCTATTATTAGCGCAACGAACACAATGCCCTGTGGTGATTGCGCCGAAACGAATGGATGCTGTGCACTATCTTTTAGAAAAGCACCAGTGCCAAATAATCATTAGTGATGATGGGCTGCAGCATTATCGGATGGGACGTGCCATTGAAATTGCAGTAATTGATGGAACTCGAGGCTTGGGAAATGGCTTATGTTTACCGGCTGGTCCATTACGGGAATCGGCTGCTCGTTTACGCCAGGTAGATTTTGTTATTGTCAACCAAGGTAGTTGGAAAAATGCGTATCCGATGCAGCTAAGGCCTGGTAAAATAACGCAACTTAGTACTGGTAAGGAAATAAGCCCTGAGTCAATTAGTGGAAAATGGGAGGCGATTGCAGCTATTGGAAATCCGCAACGTTTTTATTCCACTTTAAGCCGATTAGAGATAGAATTCGATACCTGTTCTTATCCCGATCATTATCAGTTTAAGCCGCAGGATCTAAATTATTTGAGCGGGCCGATTATTATGACCGAAAAGGATGCGGTAAAGTGCCGTTCGTTTAGCTCAGATAATATGTATTATTTGCCCGTAGACGCAGTATTGGATGATGCATTTTGGAACGCATTGTGGTCACATCAACAGTTAAAAGGTTATTACTAA
- a CDS encoding MFS transporter, protein MNTPPSQSSKSIIIWLVGVSFLLFQFFLQLSSGIVIGAIMHEQGLSALTAGLLSSSFYYVYTSLQIPVGLLFDRYNTRTLLSVNALLCACGCFIFAMGHTLPVLFCGRLIIGAGSAFAFVGLTRVLRQNFPLKQYAFMIGLSETLGFTVTVTGMVGMGALISQISWRYFIAIAGTVGIFIAGLCRIIIPSNKPEPQNQQQYNKQLVLMLKDKLVWINGLFVGLEFSVITVFAAMWAVPFIQLKLHCDIKTASILTSMVLFGAGLSCPIYGWLSIILSKRKPLIHFSCLSTALLLLVVLYLPMQSPLLTGILLFFIGLLCGAYMLAFTISNELAPPESLSACTGFTNTLGMLSAPLMQPLVGYFLDYSSNNSGHYTLADYQFALLSVPIALVIASIFSQRLPEKSSSEIEHIQKDNPSLQRCTLN, encoded by the coding sequence TTGAATACACCACCATCACAAAGCTCAAAAAGTATTATCATCTGGTTAGTTGGCGTTTCCTTTTTATTATTCCAATTTTTTTTACAATTATCGTCTGGAATCGTTATCGGTGCAATCATGCACGAGCAAGGGCTCTCTGCATTAACTGCGGGGCTTTTAAGTAGTTCCTTTTATTATGTCTATACCAGCCTGCAAATCCCCGTAGGTTTACTATTTGATCGCTATAATACACGAACCTTATTATCCGTGAATGCCCTGTTATGTGCCTGTGGCTGTTTTATCTTTGCTATGGGGCATACGCTGCCTGTACTATTCTGTGGGCGTCTAATTATTGGTGCTGGCTCTGCTTTTGCTTTTGTCGGTTTAACGCGAGTCTTACGGCAAAATTTCCCCTTAAAACAATACGCGTTTATGATTGGTTTATCCGAAACATTAGGATTTACAGTCACCGTAACCGGCATGGTGGGTATGGGAGCTCTAATTAGTCAAATTAGCTGGAGATACTTTATTGCTATTGCAGGAACGGTAGGAATATTTATTGCCGGCCTATGCCGTATAATAATTCCTAGCAATAAGCCTGAACCACAAAATCAACAACAATATAACAAGCAATTAGTACTCATGCTGAAGGATAAACTGGTTTGGATTAATGGTTTATTTGTCGGGCTGGAGTTTTCAGTGATCACTGTTTTTGCAGCAATGTGGGCGGTTCCCTTTATCCAACTAAAATTACATTGTGATATTAAAACAGCGAGTATTCTCACCTCTATGGTTTTATTCGGTGCCGGTTTAAGCTGCCCTATTTATGGCTGGTTATCCATTATTCTCAGCAAACGCAAACCACTAATTCATTTCTCTTGTTTATCGACCGCGTTATTATTATTGGTTGTTCTTTATTTACCAATGCAAAGCCCCCTACTTACCGGGATTCTTCTCTTTTTTATTGGGTTACTCTGCGGTGCTTATATGCTGGCTTTTACTATTTCTAATGAACTTGCACCACCTGAATCCTTATCTGCATGTACTGGATTTACAAATACGTTAGGAATGCTCTCTGCCCCACTTATGCAACCATTAGTGGGCTACTTTTTAGATTACTCAAGTAATAACTCAGGACATTATACTTTAGCAGATTACCAATTTGCGCTTTTGAGTGTTCCTATCGCTCTAGTTATTGCCAGCATTTTTTCGCAACGCCTGCCCGAAAAAAGCAGTAGTGAGATAGAGCATATTCAAAAGGATAATCCTTCCTTGCAACGATGTACTCTGAATTGA
- a CDS encoding CsiV family protein: protein MQRLLIITITLLYSCLSFAKPSYQIDLIVFAQHPSTQNSGPGLDSPLIPMAYTDAISLRSSAEKTPKPYCLLSNSYSSLKDQYYLLSRRSPHPVLGHYSWRQPANSQSTVALPLVEHNGWQMQGTLRITQNNYYNFDANIQVSPPSNPQASLKISQKQRLKGDTVYYLDNDHLGMVVKIHEVS, encoded by the coding sequence ATGCAACGATTACTTATAATAACAATAACCCTACTGTATTCTTGCCTTAGTTTCGCAAAACCAAGTTATCAAATTGACCTCATTGTCTTTGCGCAACACCCTTCTACACAAAATTCAGGACCTGGCTTAGATTCCCCCTTAATTCCCATGGCCTATACGGATGCCATTTCCTTAAGATCCAGTGCAGAAAAAACACCTAAGCCTTATTGTTTGCTTTCTAACTCCTACTCCAGTTTAAAAGATCAATATTATTTGCTAAGCCGCCGATCCCCTCATCCAGTTCTGGGGCATTATTCATGGAGGCAACCTGCAAATAGTCAAAGTACTGTTGCATTACCTCTGGTAGAACATAATGGATGGCAAATGCAAGGTACTCTGCGCATCACGCAAAATAATTATTATAATTTCGATGCGAATATTCAGGTATCGCCTCCTAGCAACCCACAAGCGTCACTGAAGATAAGTCAAAAACAACGTTTAAAAGGGGATACGGTTTATTATTTAGATAATGATCATTTAGGAATGGTCGTTAAGATTCATGAAGTATCGTAG
- the apbC gene encoding iron-sulfur cluster carrier protein ApbC, whose translation MTVESTVLSLLNTLKDPFLDCTGKEMNLQCKVEATADKLMIELLAGFPALLLEANYKPLLLSALQTQYPNQEITITIEQLIKPHRTQLVGKGLRGVKNTIAVASGKGGVGKSTVTVNLATALARTGARVGILDADIYGPSMPLMLGKTEPVQLKGDFYLPVEAHGVQAMSIGYLTKNDEQALIWRGPMLAKSLIQMLDITLWDELDYLFIDLPPGTGDIQLTLVQKIPLTAAIVVTTPQNVATLDAQKAINMFSKTGIDVLGLVENMSTHICSACGHQEAIFGAGGAEALCAAHQCSLLGQLPLNSSIREHCDEGRPTATQARSNLTDAFIKTAMRATIDLAKKPINYADKFPPVVVE comes from the coding sequence ATGACTGTTGAAAGCACGGTACTAAGTTTATTAAATACCCTAAAAGATCCCTTTTTAGATTGTACTGGCAAAGAGATGAATTTACAGTGCAAAGTCGAGGCTACAGCGGATAAACTGATGATCGAGCTACTGGCCGGCTTCCCCGCCCTCTTGCTTGAAGCAAATTATAAACCACTATTGCTTTCCGCATTACAAACCCAATACCCCAATCAAGAGATTACAATCACTATTGAGCAATTGATTAAGCCGCATCGAACTCAATTAGTTGGTAAAGGATTACGTGGTGTTAAAAACACAATTGCAGTCGCCTCAGGTAAAGGAGGGGTCGGAAAATCAACCGTAACCGTTAATTTGGCCACAGCTTTAGCCCGTACAGGCGCACGTGTTGGTATTCTTGATGCAGATATTTATGGCCCGAGTATGCCGCTCATGTTGGGAAAAACAGAGCCAGTGCAACTTAAAGGTGATTTCTATTTACCGGTCGAGGCTCATGGAGTCCAAGCAATGTCCATTGGTTATTTGACCAAGAATGATGAACAAGCATTAATTTGGCGCGGCCCTATGCTTGCTAAATCATTAATCCAAATGCTCGATATTACCCTTTGGGATGAATTGGATTACTTGTTTATTGATTTGCCACCAGGAACTGGGGATATCCAACTTACATTGGTGCAAAAAATCCCACTTACTGCTGCAATTGTAGTAACCACTCCTCAAAACGTTGCAACCTTAGATGCCCAAAAGGCGATAAACATGTTTTCTAAAACTGGAATCGATGTACTCGGTTTAGTTGAAAATATGTCCACCCATATTTGCAGCGCATGCGGTCATCAAGAAGCTATTTTTGGTGCGGGTGGTGCCGAGGCTTTATGTGCAGCGCATCAATGCAGCTTGTTGGGGCAACTTCCGTTGAATAGCTCCATACGTGAACATTGCGATGAAGGCCGTCCAACAGCAACTCAAGCACGTAGCAATTTAACTGATGCATTTATAAAAACAGCCATGCGTGCGACAATCGATCTAGCTAAAAAACCAATTAATTATGCGGATAAGTTTCCTCCGGTCGTAGTTGAATAA
- a CDS encoding UvrD-helicase domain-containing protein, with protein sequence MLVDSHQRSQATNPTQSFIVQAPAGSGKTEILTQRYLRLLSTVTAPEQIIALTFTRKAASEMRERILLALQQAAQNIEAKSAHQQMTLEFAQSALQRNSQYQWDLLNQPSRLRIVTIDSLCQSINQAIPLLEKQIAYSQITDKAESHYLNAGRACIQFALANPEYQHAIQTLLLHVDNRQERLLDLFKELLAQRDQWLYPLFQARTQDKSIFEHALGLIEEHELARFKESLPFQLADELVQRVRELACIENNPDSPRYVLQEWQSFHQTNQKMATALSKALLTGDLNLRKSFDHHVGLLSSSCPAAEYKQLKNASKELLTQLSDYPNFIEALIQVSNLPKPEYDLEQWEVLQALFLLLPLLVGHLYLLFSEHNEVDFTAISQQALIALGDSDNPTDLALYLDNSIHHLLVDEFQDTSITQFELLNKLVHGWLPGDGKTLFLVGDPMQSIYRFRQAEVGLFFRAKEQGIGPVQLTSLELSCNFRSTETIVSWVNQQFAKIFPHQVDIESGAVSFHPSVNVIQNDEHSAVHAWQFQSREQEAEKMMQLIQMEFQTNAEQSIAILVRSRSQLAEIIRLLRQYQIPYQGTDITLLANLPHLRDVWSLTQALLSPANRLTWLSMLRSPYCGMSLADVHTIAQFNKKKSIYATLLQLNKVSGLSDDGLVRAQFFIHIMQQALSHRYESKLSTWVINTLNALHVNKVLNQAQLNDLEQFWTLLDRYELDGRLSNMKEFIQEFNKLYSQQVTPSSLQVMTIHKSKGLEFDTVFLPGLGSQANRGDSPMLRWLNLPTQDQGNLLLMSPIQAAHHERCPVYDYLGQLDEVKGSYETQRLLYVAVTRAKSRLYLMDHSEKSSKSSFRSLLKNQNFADDESAGRMEELERPLPKLAQLPLHHYYEPPKSDEPFSRNAPSTLVSNIPRLTGIVTHQLLQWICDNHPKSLDDVPWNLAHYEFKKLGFEENIQNQALQVLQEQITRLVQDQVGSWIIAPHDKEQNEYELLVAPQNRPITRIIDRTFEEDGKRWIIDFKTGKEDKNTLVKHQAQLNEYGAYLSERTHLPIYCGIYYLPTNHWVKWQYEPAHTL encoded by the coding sequence ATGCTTGTTGATAGCCATCAAAGAAGTCAAGCGACTAATCCGACTCAATCATTCATCGTACAAGCTCCTGCCGGCTCTGGAAAAACAGAAATCTTAACGCAACGCTATCTGCGCTTGTTAAGTACAGTCACTGCTCCCGAACAAATTATCGCCCTCACCTTTACCCGTAAAGCAGCAAGTGAAATGCGTGAGCGTATTCTCTTAGCCTTACAGCAAGCGGCGCAAAATATCGAAGCCAAGAGCGCCCATCAACAAATGACACTGGAGTTTGCTCAGAGTGCACTACAGCGCAATAGCCAATATCAATGGGATTTACTCAATCAACCTAGCCGCCTAAGAATCGTCACTATTGACTCTTTATGCCAAAGCATTAATCAGGCTATTCCATTATTAGAAAAACAAATTGCCTATTCGCAAATTACTGATAAAGCAGAAAGTCATTATTTAAATGCGGGCAGAGCCTGTATTCAATTTGCTTTGGCGAATCCAGAATATCAGCATGCGATACAAACGCTCTTATTACATGTAGATAATCGCCAAGAACGTTTGTTGGATTTATTTAAAGAGCTACTGGCCCAGCGTGATCAATGGCTCTATCCCCTTTTTCAAGCAAGGACTCAGGATAAATCTATATTTGAACATGCATTGGGGTTAATTGAAGAACATGAGTTAGCTCGCTTTAAAGAAAGTCTTCCCTTTCAATTAGCCGATGAGTTAGTGCAACGGGTACGTGAACTCGCATGTATTGAAAATAACCCTGATTCTCCTCGCTATGTGCTGCAAGAGTGGCAGAGCTTTCATCAAACAAATCAGAAAATGGCAACGGCCTTAAGCAAAGCCTTATTAACAGGCGATTTAAACTTGCGAAAAAGTTTTGATCATCATGTTGGGTTGTTGAGTAGCTCTTGCCCTGCTGCTGAATACAAACAACTTAAAAATGCCAGCAAAGAGCTATTAACTCAATTAAGTGATTATCCAAACTTTATTGAAGCATTAATCCAAGTCAGTAATTTGCCTAAGCCAGAGTATGATCTAGAACAATGGGAAGTATTACAAGCCCTATTTTTATTGCTGCCACTGCTGGTTGGCCATTTGTATCTGCTCTTTAGTGAACATAATGAGGTCGATTTTACAGCGATTTCACAGCAGGCACTAATCGCCTTGGGTGACTCCGATAATCCTACCGACCTAGCCTTATATTTAGATAATTCAATCCACCATTTATTGGTTGATGAGTTTCAAGATACCTCCATCACGCAATTTGAATTACTCAATAAATTAGTCCACGGTTGGCTGCCTGGAGATGGTAAAACACTATTTCTGGTTGGCGATCCCATGCAATCAATTTATCGCTTCAGACAGGCAGAGGTAGGTTTATTTTTCCGTGCGAAAGAACAAGGAATTGGTCCTGTACAACTTACTTCACTAGAGTTAAGTTGTAATTTTCGCTCAACAGAAACCATTGTCAGCTGGGTCAATCAGCAGTTTGCAAAAATATTTCCTCATCAAGTGGATATTGAATCAGGTGCGGTATCTTTTCATCCCAGCGTTAACGTCATTCAAAATGATGAACACAGTGCTGTGCATGCATGGCAATTTCAAAGCCGTGAACAAGAAGCAGAAAAAATGATGCAGCTTATTCAAATGGAATTCCAAACAAATGCAGAACAAAGCATAGCCATTTTAGTGCGCTCACGCAGCCAACTTGCCGAAATTATTCGCTTATTACGACAATACCAAATACCCTACCAAGGTACAGACATCACCTTATTGGCAAACCTGCCTCACTTACGTGATGTTTGGTCACTGACTCAAGCTTTATTATCACCGGCTAATCGTCTTACTTGGCTATCCATGCTGCGTAGTCCTTACTGTGGTATGTCCTTGGCAGACGTACATACCATTGCGCAATTTAATAAAAAGAAATCCATTTATGCCACTTTATTACAATTAAATAAAGTTTCTGGATTAAGTGATGATGGATTAGTCAGAGCACAATTTTTTATTCACATCATGCAACAAGCATTGTCGCATCGCTACGAGAGCAAGCTATCAACATGGGTGATTAATACCCTTAATGCCTTGCATGTTAATAAAGTACTGAATCAAGCCCAGCTAAATGATTTAGAGCAATTCTGGACCCTTCTCGATCGTTACGAGCTCGATGGCCGCTTGTCAAATATGAAAGAATTCATACAGGAATTTAATAAACTTTATTCTCAACAGGTAACACCCTCCTCATTGCAAGTGATGACTATTCATAAATCGAAGGGATTAGAGTTTGATACAGTTTTTTTACCGGGTTTGGGTTCTCAAGCAAACCGAGGTGATTCACCAATGTTACGTTGGCTGAATTTACCTACCCAAGACCAAGGTAATTTATTGCTCATGTCCCCCATACAGGCAGCGCATCATGAGCGTTGTCCAGTCTATGATTATCTGGGGCAGTTGGATGAGGTCAAAGGAAGCTATGAAACACAACGTCTCCTTTATGTTGCCGTAACACGTGCAAAATCACGTTTATATCTGATGGACCATAGTGAAAAATCGTCAAAAAGTTCATTTCGTAGTTTATTAAAAAATCAAAATTTTGCTGATGATGAATCCGCTGGCCGCATGGAAGAACTAGAGCGCCCGTTACCCAAATTAGCGCAGCTGCCCTTACATCATTACTATGAACCGCCAAAGAGCGATGAGCCCTTTTCGCGGAATGCTCCCTCCACTCTTGTATCAAACATCCCCCGTTTAACCGGGATTGTTACTCATCAACTTTTGCAATGGATCTGTGATAATCATCCTAAATCATTAGATGATGTTCCCTGGAATTTAGCACACTACGAATTCAAAAAACTGGGGTTTGAAGAGAACATACAAAACCAAGCCTTGCAGGTGCTACAAGAGCAAATAACTCGCCTTGTTCAAGATCAAGTTGGCTCATGGATTATCGCCCCTCATGATAAAGAACAAAATGAATATGAATTACTAGTGGCGCCACAGAATCGCCCCATTACGCGCATCATTGACCGAACCTTTGAGGAGGACGGTAAGCGATGGATTATCGACTTTAAAACAGGTAAAGAAGATAAAAATACCTTAGTAAAACATCAGGCACAGTTAAATGAGTATGGCGCGTATCTATCCGAACGCACACACCTGCCCATTTACTGTGGAATTTATTACCTCCCCACAAATCACTGGGTCAAATGGCAATACGAACCAGCTCATACCCTGTAG